Below is a genomic region from Miscanthus floridulus cultivar M001 chromosome 1, ASM1932011v1, whole genome shotgun sequence.
TAAGACCAATATGCATTAGATAACTCACTTAAGAACTATAAATACTCTTAAATAAATTAATTACCATCCACTGCAAAACGAGCTAAACGGGAAGCTCCCATCCGCTTGAACAAGGGATCCTTGACACGCAAAAGCGAGATAGATTGCTGAAGTAGGTTATCCCCCGAAAACTTGTCAGGCAAAGTAACATCTTGAGGCCAAATAAAATAGACTATGCAGGTAATTCAATCCCAGTAGAGACAGGATCAGTACCCATGTACGGAAAGAATTGGTAACCAACTAGGCCAGCAGTTCCTAGGAAGAATATCTTCAATATCCATCCAAATTTCTTCTCAGCTTCTTCCTCAAGTGCCCTGTCATCTATGCACCATTTCAGTTCATGCCAAAGGGCATAATCCACATTAGTGTTTTCCCAGGAcaaaattttaatttaaagaacaGAAAAATGAATAAACTTCACACATTCTTGTTGATCATATTACTTCGAGCACGGTTATGTCAACATCACACCTGACTGTAGTTCCAAAATAAGGACATAACCTAACAATATGTGAAACAACGCGTAGTCCAGGGAAACGGCATTGCATCATGCCACTGAGATTCAGTGAGGAAATTCTACGAAGACCAGGGTAGGGTGGAGAGTTCTAAACTAACTTGTGCAGAAAATATCGGTTATGTGCTTCATCAGAGAAAGTGATACTTCAAAGAAAAAAATCAGGCATTCCTAATTATCTCCACCAGATAGATCAACCACAGAAATGAAGCCAACAGGGCCTGGAACCTGGATGTACCTCTCTCGTCGTAGGTGCAGAGCCTTCGAGCCAACCGGAGTCCCGGGCCGCTGCCACTCCATCCGTTCGCCGCTACCTAATGCGAAATCGCAAGCGTCACAGGAGCACAGAGTTCGGCAAGGAATGGATGGAACCCAAACCCCCCCAAATCTAAGAGGGGATCCAAGACGTACCCCGGCGACACCACCCCTAGGTAAGAGGACACCACCCCCGCCGGAAACAGCCTCCGCAGCAACCGGCGCGGCCCGGCGAGCGGCCGCGGTGGCGGACGGCAGCGACAGGAGGCGGCGGAGCGCGAGCTGCGAGACCCTCTGCATGGCGATGCGGTGTGGTGGAGTTCGGGGCCCAGTGGGCCGTAAGGGTTTTGAGGAAGGCCAGAGTGCACGGCAGCACGGGCCTCCCTGTATCGCGTCTTTAAGCTTTCAGAGTTACCGTATTTTTTTTTAAGGAATACACGACGAAATTTGCGCTCTCAGCCCGTGTGAACTTAGAGGACGCACGGCCCATGAACAAGGCTTCGCTCTCCCAAACGCGTTCTGATTTCTGCTTCCTACTCCCATGTGGCCATGTCCCATCCCCCCGTCGGCCGTTGCGCAGTCAagtgcgacggcgacggcgacggaccACGTGCCATGCCATGCCGCGCACGCTCTCCTCGCGCGGCGACGACGCTGCCTCCCCGATACCTGACGCCGTGATGCTCTCGCAATCCATCAATTGGATTGGCAGATGCATGTGTCGGCCACTCGATCGTGACGGGAGCTCGCCGTCTGAAAGGTTGTAGTCTGGCGGCAGGAGATGCAGGCGTCCCCGGATCATGCGCGCCCACCAGGTGCTTGACGGATTGCGCGGGCAGAGGACGACGCACACCGCAGGTGCTTGCTCTCTGTACTCGATTGTTAACTTGTGGCGACCGCACCATGCACTGTCTCGCTCCTCTGTTAGTATTTCCCTTTTCTTAATCATGCAAAATCATTAATGACCCATGACTTATGGTGCTTGGGTTCTGGACAGCATGGTCGTTTGCAACGCTGCACTGCCACTGCACGTCAGTGCCATTGCAGTTAGGACCGTTTGTGCCAGTTCTGCAGTTTATATGATAACTATTCTATCCACTGCAGCATCTGAAATTCTGAATCAACGTCCCTGAAATTAGCTTGCATATAGTTTTGCAGTTTGTGTCAGACTGTCAGTGATGTGATGGCACGGTAGATATGCAATAGAAATGGTGTTTCACGCGGCTAAGTGGAGCTTACTAGATGATTTGCAATTGAAATGCATCGTTCCACTGTGATTAATTATTGACTACGAACACCTCTAGCGCTGTGTTTTTAGGTCTGCGCTTTTCACCTTTGATCTCACTGGGCATCACACACTAGAAAAAATAGGTAACGGTTTTGCAGCCATAGGACGAGAATAATTGACAAAAGCAAGATCATAAAGAAGATAAACTACTCTGTTCCATGATCTATAATTCCATGGACTACAGAATGGTGCCCAAACCATATCAGTTGTCCAGTATTCAGATAACAAGACCACAAGTTGAATTGTTATAAAATCACAGTATCACAACTATGTTGCTAACTAGAGTTTCACTTTATCCAGAATCATCCGTTGCCGTTACACACTGGAAGGGAGTTCTCCAAAGGTTATAGTTGTCTAAATACTACCTATGTAATACACTATACATGAATGACTTTGGTGTTGAACTATTTAATTTGAGAAGGGATGTTGAAACAATCAAGTTTTTGCAATGTGCATATTAACTCGATATCTTCAAATCAATACTAGTATTCAATCCAATACAGAAACAGCATTGGTGGTTCTTAAAATAAGTGACCATGGATTACACTACTATGCGGCAATATTACAATTTTAGGAAGCCATATATTGCAATTGTAGTGTTATTGCAAGCTCGATTCAGTCAGTTAATATTTTCTCCGAACAGATTTGGTTTATTATCACTATTGCGAATATCAGAAGGCAGAGGAGTTTCAGAGAGAAGAGAAGAGCATTGTGGTGCAACGTGCAACCACCAGCTAGGTAATATGCATGGATCCCTTGATGGTGTAGTGTCCACATCACGCATCAAGTCAGATAGAGCAAGCTTGGCGACCTGAGGTGTGAACAATACCACTAGCACATGCTAACCATCTCCGTCTCTTTTGTTAGGTCCCAGACAGAAACAGATTAGTACATCTAAGCATATCCTATCAACTCAATGATTGTGTTGTGAGCACAGAAAGAAGGCCAATTCATCAAAAAGCCAGACATTACTAGCTTCTATTTGCATGAATCTTATGTACATTCCAAGCATGATAAGAACATACAGCAAACTGACAAATGGTGGAAGGGATTTCAGCCTGAGAAGAGGGCTAGACAGTCTACAACTCTTAGGATGGATGAACTCTTCAATACAGTGTCACTGATGATTCGTCTCCAACCTGCGAGGTGCTGTACTTCTTGGCTGATTCCGGCTTTGACATATCACCGGACCGCCTCCGGAGCATCTGGCGCATGCCGTCGGCCACGCGGACAGCGGGGTTCGACTTGAACATCTTGCAGAACGCCATGTGAGCCCTCACAGCCTCCTCTACTCCTGGGTGAGCCTTCTTCCTGCATACCTCATCTCTGACGGCCTCACAGCACAGCCCACACAGCCATTGGCCATGGAAGCCTGCTCTCACGCTGGCAATGTAGTCCGGGGTGCAGTCCTCCCTCAGGCCACAGCACTCGCACTTGACCGACTCTATCTCCATTGcttgcttgctgctgctgctttgtATGTGTCTTGATTCCTTGGACTGGAGGCTATTTGTAGGGAGGTTATTATGGTTGTGAGGGGCAGTGGTGGGGAGGGGTGGAGGAGGGTATTTATTGATGGTGAGGTATTGGTGCATGTTCTGAGGTCAGAGATTTGAGACAGAGTTAGTTGGGTGTGAGCCTCATTTGCTGGCCTTTTCCTGGCATTAAAAATTTTTGGCATCGGTTGGTGGCTAGAGGGGACGGGCTGCTGGTGCTGTGGGTCGGGGCCTCACGAAATGCAAAGTTTGTCCCTTTGCTGAATTCTGAGAAAGAGCACGCTTTCCCGTGCAAATCGACCCACcttgccaccttgtacttttcTTGGTTAACAGTTTTTTCGTTGGCCCTTTTTCAAGTTTCAGTTTTCTTCACTCATGGATTCCTGTTCCTGTAATATTTGAACTTCAAACTTTTTGTTCCTGATAATATCAAGGCCAATCATCTGTCAGGCTGAGGACACCTCACCCTTCTACCTGATTAGATTCTACGTGTcggcagtggcggatgcacgatgcgggataggggggctaaaacaatggagatgttgatttgcatgaagatttaatggtgaaatcaagcttttgctacagtgattaagcttgaaatcaagaaattaggggggctggagccccccatcccccctgtggatccgccgctgcgtgtcggtgcgaaaagtgaccaacaagtaaatatttgtagttttgtcgtacgtagTGATCGGATGTGacatagcactcaatgacacatgatttatactggtttaggcaacgtgccctacgtccagtttcggtcggtcggtgactttattcctgagcctaggtgctcgaagtttgttgtggggttataaacgaatGAGAATAAGAATAGGGTGTTAAAAGTCCTATCGGACTTTGAACTGAAGGGCTAAGAGTGACggagtattggagcgtatgctcggtgtagctttagagttctagagttgTGGAGCTGTTCGAATGCTCAGATTGTCTAGAGCCAGCCAGAGAGAGTCTGAACGACCGTCCCTGTtggggagagagcgcatccccttttataggtgaagggatggccttacaagttaaagagaaagagagagagagtgtgtacgtgtgctacctagtcttgttgctcacgccatCGGGTGCGAAAtgattgtcggcgcccacaatattgttcatGCCTGGACGCATCTGAcaggttttaccgtgttcgcctggtatggtaaatgccggcgcctacaatattgtagggcaaatgtcgatgcccacaatactgtttggaTTCTGACACACCTGAAAGGTTGCATAGTAcccgtctggcatggcctggtggcactgccctataggtgtgcagggtatggcaggatatggtcctcggtattgcggttgacttgagcgccttatctCATCTGCTCTGCCTAATCCTTGGGTCctcatcgagcgggcgtccctggtcggtcgtttccagtcggctccgaccgtgtCTGTCGGGGAAGAATCATGAGCGGAGGTCCGGCGTATCCCTGGTCAAAAAAAGAGGTCGGAGTCGGACtgtgtcccctccttggccaggcctttcggtcggagaccgGATCGTTCTCCCGGACGGTCGTTAGGTAACTAGGCCGACCCAGGAGGCGCGCGTTGTCGCTACACCGTCTACTAGGCTAAgtttttgctgggaagcgggtccattggggacctcgggtttataaacctgacaggagcccctgagtccttttgggacttctgtgaagtcgtGAAGGGGCTGTTTATACTCGTTTTACGagagcacccggtgggtgtaagaTCGTGGGTCGCCGTCGAACAAGACGGAGTGCCAACCCAGGCGTTGGGCGCGGCCGAGCGCGTccgaggggtcgggcaaggcggagtcgcCAATCTAAAGCGTCGGGCGCcgacccaagtgtcgggcgcggTGGAGCACGGctgaggggtcgggcaagatggagtcgccaacccaagtgtcgagcGTGGCGGAGCGAGAccgaggggtcgggcaaggcggagtcgccaacccaagtgtcgggcgcggcGGAGCACGGCCGAAGGGTCAGTCTAGTTTCGTGTGTCATCCCGTCTGTGGTTTtctacaaccggaggggttgagctaacgtcgcttgcctcgatggctcgagtgatgcgcttaATAACAGGTacattcgagtggaatctgggtccatcattcataacggggttggcatagctgttgatgcgggacccatgggatacccctcaaggaagagagaagatctagtctaactaggattctttccatataatcttagtagtagtattattctgtaatcctactaggaactctcattgtaaaccgactaggactctagcctcctgactatataaaggagggcggggttCCTAGAGTTAGAGACAACTCTTTACAATAAATCCAaggcaaaggctaacgccgactggacgtaggactattactcgatcacggtcgagggcctgaaccaggataaatcgactgtctcttgcgtttaccgtcaagttctgcatacgctaaagtccgaacaaactgccccggatacccccgtggtaggctatcggtggtgaaacatcgacagctggcgcgccaggtaggggattttggCGAATCTGCATCAGAGAGCTCGAcagacctcaacaacatgatcttctcaacgggatcaaccttcatcttcggctcatggatctacgaggcaggcgacgatggcaagctccaaagctgtctcctcgaagattcggatcaccatgaagacctttctattttggcgactacgacagatcaactcgctggaagattcacgcagctcgtggtgtccgatccaactcagattttgcggctttgcgcatccaactcaaactcaggctctgcatccgagatggagtcttacccaAGTTCTTatgagaaaccaagttcttttctggCAGGGTTCCAGAACGTGGcttcggcctatcaagaatacaactcggagtacactcagaatcctttcaagaagttgggtccttttccgttcggactccacagcatggcaaaatcttatcaggcacggcccaaaggatccctcgatccattgcttagaatgccactgaagggagctcaAAAAGGTcttgtactaactataacatctcaagactgcatcgtccactggccaggttctgttcctgaggatagcggtaccCGACTAGTCGACACGACGACaatagcaattctaccctaccaagaaggagactcgatctgcgaccttaaagcctctactaaagtcatcaacaaCTACGACAGTGTGGAAACCGACACCGATAACAGAATAATTCACgtacgagaagtattcatggttcgacgtcctcgatcaccattagtccccccagaagcacccgacattaggtcatcggatgaatctgagtccaacatatcaccctttatctaggggcacgatggtgagaccgagaatcagaagcaagccagagaaagaagaaacaaattaaaacaaggacgccaacgctgtgctaggcagcgcaaggaagcttggatcagatatgaatcagatctggccgagtacaacagaagaaaatcagagcaagaagtcgaagaaagacgcgcGGCGAATACACTCTACAATAggatctgagaagcactagaactcgaagcgacctcacatcccagtgaaagGCAGGAACAGTTCCGGGACCTTCTTCGGTCAATAGCCCTAAGGACACACGATGGAAGGACCCACTCAAGACTACTTGCCAGGTCAATATCTCATGggtaggaagatcaaaatcaaaggaagcccgctttcgagagactcggaccaagtggaagtcacaatagagaaagtagaagggaccatagtcaaaactaccgagtcgaacaaccaagaaagatcatAAGCAAAGTACCTATATAGACAGCCCCGCAGAACTACTCTctccaagacaacagttggctagaaggaggtgctgaatcagaatacacagaagccggaacgcacgatagattcccctgttttgcaaatagacttgcttcaatacgactacctcacaagttcaagccatccaaccactctaaatatgatggcaagaccgaaccaaggcagtggctcaggatttactcgtagtcgattgaactagccagaggagacgacgatatcaagaccttgttctttcccatggccttagaaaccatgcccctccaatggttcgacaaattaaatccagggtcaatcagaaattgggaggacttgcaaagagttttctatgaaaatttcgtgggtatcattacacaccccatcacccacgcagaattaaaaggactcaagcagaaaggaggtgaaagtctcagaaattactatcgacgatttggcgaactacgtgctcaagtacatgacatcactgaatgagaagtaatcgaagctttctctcacagaatcatggctaggtggcaatttcaggacttctgcaaagaaaacccaagaaacaatgaagaattcagatgcacaatagaaaagatgattactgtagaggagaagacacgagaaaggttcctggatagaaacaaccaagacaacccagacaagcaaaatcatcgaaatatcagacatcaggaaagaaaacgtggaccagacaacaccgtagcggtggctgacaaatcaaggaagttttctaaacctagaaggtatgacgacattgaaaacatgcattacatctggcaccctaaagaaaatcacaccatcggaaattgctacaccttcaacgatcgatacacaagaaaagataataaggtaaacactaaagaagacaatcagaaaaaagatgaagacaaccacaaagATAAGGGATTCTAAAAATATAGGGGGACAatagcagtgatcttcgctgggtccctagattccagaagcaaacatcaagaaaagctagctctacgaaccatcatggcagcagaaccggctactccaagatatctcaattggtcacagtatccaatccagttttcaagagaagaccaatggactagcataggaaatacaagccattacccactggttctagatccaactatcgccggtatgactgtcacaaaagtactaatcgatgggggagccagactcaacatcattttttaagaaacgctaaggaagatgggactataactcaccgggatgattacaccaatgagcaccccttttatgggatagtacccggcaaggcagccatgccacttggacaaatcactttaccggttacttttggaactccctcaaactatcgaacagagttcatcaagtttgaagttgtagacttcgattcatcatatcacgcaatcctcgggcgcccagcactagcaaaattcatggcgataccgcattacccatacctattgcttaagatgctagggcctaacggtgtcctttcccttcAAAGCGATTTGAAgcatgcttttgactgcgatgttcaggcaattcaaattgcagccaaagcacaagccaccaatggtagaaaagaaatagccaatattgccgcagaaatgagcccagaagaactagagataccagctaaaaagcccagcatcctcgcaccaccaaaagaagccgatgtcaagcaaatcgacctgggcaccggtgatctcACCAAAACAGCAActatcagcgcccacctctcggcaaaataggaactcacgctcaccaactttctttgggacaacaaagatatcttcgcttgaaagccggccgacatgccaggtgtcccaatagagttggctgagcacagaatcgatatcaatgaaggctccaagcctgtgaagcaacggctacgatgattctcacctgacaagaaggcaacaattaaaaaagaaatcacaaagctaatggcagccggattcattagagaaatccttcatccagattggctagcaaacctagttctagtacaaaaagaatacggacaagtggcgtatgtgcgtcgactacacagatctcaacaaacactgcccaaaagatccattcgggctaccacgcattgatcagatagttgattcaatagcaggatctgctctattatcctttcttgattgctattcaggatatcaccagatcgcattaaaggaacaagaccagagcaagacatctttcattactccgttcggtgcctactgctacaagaccatgtcgtttggactcaagaatgctggcgccacataccaaagagctatccaaacatgccttggtgatcagatcggcgaaaatgtagaggcatacgtagatgacgtagtagtaaaaacaaagaacccggacacactaattgaagacttagagcaaaccttcgaaaacctgaaaaggtggaggtggaaattgaacccaatcaagtgtgtattcggagttcctttaggacaactactcggattcttggttagtcatcgtggaatcgaagccagcgccaagcaaattcgagccattacagagatgggccctcctcgaagtgtcaaagatgtgcagaaactaacaggctgcatggcggccctcaatcgtttcatatcaagacttggcgaaaaagggttacctttctttaaactactaaagaagacagacaagttcgagtggacagaagaagccaatgaagctttcaaaagacttaaggcatacctcacctcatcacccgttctcacacctccaaagaaatacgaagacatgatgttgtacattgcggcaacttctactgtgatcagcacagcgatagtcgtagaaagagaagaagaagggcgcgtatataaagtacaacgcccagtatac
It encodes:
- the LOC136473589 gene encoding uncharacterized protein translates to MHQYLTINKYPPPPLPTTAPHNHNNLPTNSLQSKESRHIQSSSSKQAMEIESVKCECCGLREDCTPDYIASVRAGFHGQWLCGLCCEAVRDEVCRKKAHPGVEEAVRAHMAFCKMFKSNPAVRVADGMRQMLRRRSGDMSKPESAKKYSTSQVGDESSVTLY
- the LOC136473575 gene encoding uncharacterized protein, with the translated sequence MQRVSQLALRRLLSLPSATAAARRAAPVAAEAVSGGGGVLLPRGGVAGVAANGWSGSGPGLRLARRLCTYDERDDRALEEEAEKKFGWILKIFFLGTAGLVGYQFFPYMGDNLLQQSISLLRVKDPLFKRMGASRLARFAVDDQRRMKVVEMGGAQELLNVLEGAKDDKTRKETLKALAALSKSEEAAGFLDKAGAYAIVSSTPYSGEYAEIQTYKTSLLTAFDQLKS